The following coding sequences lie in one Myxococcus xanthus genomic window:
- a CDS encoding outer membrane beta-barrel domain-containing protein, whose amino-acid sequence MIARTLCVFASLAVSLAAPVAAAQDDENVLDNVVVRNRLYEPGGKLEVSFGVGLPLQTHLTAHYVFNAGVAYNLFDTFAVEARAGYAASRHTGLARSISESFLNREDKRVTDELEDLWQMNVHGVAGVRWAPIYGKLSLLSDLPAHFQAYVWAGGGLASLKRNSVIQCAQVVNRELGICDNRTSVDDRGSATQNFWVSESRVAPVVSAAVGFRFFILDKHGVRLELRDWVFRDNYRVNLVRDAWEAGQATGDPARSPGLTHLVQFDLGYTFSF is encoded by the coding sequence ATGATCGCACGCACGCTCTGCGTCTTTGCTTCGTTGGCCGTCTCGCTGGCGGCACCGGTTGCCGCGGCACAGGACGACGAGAACGTCCTGGACAACGTCGTCGTCCGCAACCGGCTGTACGAGCCGGGCGGCAAGTTGGAGGTGTCCTTCGGGGTCGGTCTGCCGCTGCAGACGCACCTGACGGCGCACTACGTCTTCAACGCCGGCGTGGCCTACAACCTCTTCGACACCTTCGCGGTGGAGGCACGGGCCGGCTACGCGGCCAGCCGTCACACGGGCCTGGCGCGTTCCATCTCCGAAAGCTTCCTCAACCGCGAGGACAAGCGCGTCACCGACGAGCTGGAAGACCTCTGGCAGATGAACGTGCACGGGGTGGCGGGTGTCCGCTGGGCGCCCATCTACGGGAAGCTCAGCCTGCTGTCGGACCTGCCAGCCCACTTCCAGGCCTACGTCTGGGCGGGCGGGGGCCTCGCCTCGCTCAAGCGCAACTCCGTGATCCAGTGCGCGCAGGTGGTGAACCGCGAGCTGGGCATCTGCGACAACCGCACGTCGGTGGATGATCGCGGGTCGGCCACCCAGAACTTCTGGGTGAGTGAGTCGCGGGTCGCCCCGGTGGTGTCGGCGGCGGTGGGCTTCCGCTTCTTCATCCTGGACAAGCACGGCGTGCGCCTGGAGCTGCGCGACTGGGTCTTCCGGGACAACTACCGCGTCAACCTGGTGCGCGATGCGTGGGAGGCGGGGCAGGCGACGGGTGATCCCGCGCGCAGCCCTGGCCTCACGCACCTGGTGCAGTTCGACCTTGGCTACACCTTCTCCTTCTAG
- a CDS encoding outer membrane beta-barrel domain-containing protein: MRPFLSLALLVATATQAAPRVPAPAFALAQVQQVPAPGAETSVPPPSTQSQSLPEAPVGPSSRPEPLVPAEATEASAPPAGVRPNSAPAHGTDEVPASEPSRVDDTAPVPAAEPTPTVETDSAPATTGMAGQEAPPAPDDAPVLASDLGSDAPRTTDAQQQRLVNGAPLYNPNVSVHIVQKKRFADEGRHELTVYPATVQVNGKYTHHVGTAAHYTYHLQENFALQVMGQYNWYSNESAFNMELIDKVREQAQAASSLLLVWGAHAGVEVTPLYGKFAFLNNSLAQFSVVLSGGAGIGSTRHLIRPEVTNDVEGESFRVPARFGDTGTKFMGSVGGGFRLQFGESYALRVEVRDLIYTARVDRVDGCNLADFEALEAARSTNQSFASLNLSGGCRYEKFDGIDPKTKKNYREDIILGRDLVAEPSSDVLNNVSFYAGFSVLF; encoded by the coding sequence ATGCGACCGTTCCTGTCCCTCGCGCTCCTTGTCGCCACGGCCACGCAGGCCGCGCCACGCGTCCCGGCTCCGGCCTTCGCGCTGGCGCAGGTCCAGCAAGTGCCCGCGCCCGGTGCGGAGACGTCCGTGCCGCCACCATCCACGCAGTCCCAGTCGCTTCCGGAGGCCCCTGTCGGGCCCTCGTCCCGGCCCGAGCCGCTGGTGCCCGCCGAAGCCACGGAAGCGTCCGCGCCGCCCGCGGGTGTCCGCCCCAACTCGGCCCCGGCGCATGGCACCGACGAGGTGCCCGCGAGCGAGCCTTCCCGTGTTGACGACACCGCGCCGGTGCCCGCCGCCGAGCCCACGCCCACCGTGGAGACGGACTCTGCTCCCGCGACGACGGGCATGGCCGGGCAGGAGGCGCCGCCGGCTCCCGATGATGCGCCGGTGCTGGCGTCCGACCTGGGCTCCGATGCGCCGCGCACCACGGATGCGCAGCAGCAGCGACTGGTGAACGGAGCGCCGCTCTACAACCCCAACGTGTCGGTGCACATCGTCCAGAAGAAGCGCTTCGCGGACGAGGGCCGTCACGAGCTGACGGTGTACCCGGCCACGGTGCAGGTGAACGGGAAGTACACCCACCACGTGGGCACGGCGGCGCACTACACCTATCACCTGCAGGAGAACTTCGCCCTCCAGGTGATGGGCCAGTACAACTGGTACTCGAACGAGAGCGCCTTCAACATGGAGCTCATCGACAAGGTCCGTGAGCAGGCGCAGGCGGCCTCGTCGCTGCTCCTGGTGTGGGGCGCCCATGCGGGCGTGGAGGTGACGCCGCTCTACGGCAAGTTCGCCTTCCTCAACAACTCGCTCGCGCAGTTCAGCGTGGTGCTCAGTGGCGGCGCGGGCATCGGCTCCACGCGCCACCTCATCCGCCCTGAGGTGACGAACGATGTAGAGGGCGAGTCGTTCCGGGTGCCCGCGCGCTTCGGTGACACGGGCACCAAGTTCATGGGCTCGGTGGGTGGCGGCTTCCGGCTCCAGTTCGGCGAGTCGTACGCGCTGCGCGTGGAGGTGAGGGACCTCATCTACACCGCGCGCGTGGACCGGGTGGATGGCTGCAACCTGGCGGACTTCGAGGCGCTCGAGGCGGCGCGTTCCACCAACCAGTCCTTCGCCTCGCTGAACCTGAGCGGCGGCTGCCGCTACGAGAAGTTCGACGGCATCGACCCGAAGACGAAGAAGAACTACCGCGAGGACATCATCCTGGGCCGCGACCTGGTGGCCGAGCCGTCCTCGGACGTCCTCAACAACGTGAGCTTCTACGCCGGCTTCTCTGTCCTCTTCTGA
- a CDS encoding tol-pal system YbgF family protein, translating into MKRLLSLFVALAPLAVSAQPDSGGYNRALAAFNAGDMDTAAPLFFELAESASDAEVKGKAEYFLGQALAQKGLPVAAFIAYAAIVNAGPSHPSYLKAVEGLVDMQQQLDEHNLIPSILNQAYTDEVRDRWVTLPKEVLARINYLVGTVSQRKSRFEEARSLLEAVPQDSRVYAKSRYLLGVVLADPRFPGRPGESTGLDKDALAAFNAVLAAKEGQLDLRATQHLALLALGRLHYRRGEYANASAAYERVPRYSRYWDQALFENGFARFQNEDFGGALGSLQALHAPQFAGAFQPESWILKSTVYYYSCLYDEVKTTLAAFDELYGPMEKQLEPFTGEDVPLVQSFNLVAAENRRLPRPVYLWLRNNERIREVMRMLERVDNEKRALTNGRWRGTPLAAQSTASLEEVRGTLLQVGGTLAQSRIREAADNLRTFSDQAEIIRVQTALDEKDLLQAGVDQKALLTRQSLYRPKMPGAAWNYWKFQGEFWIDEIGYYQYTLKRGCPTKTAEQQP; encoded by the coding sequence ATGAAACGACTGCTCAGCCTCTTCGTCGCCCTGGCGCCGCTCGCGGTGTCCGCCCAGCCTGATTCGGGTGGCTACAACCGCGCGCTGGCCGCCTTCAACGCCGGTGACATGGACACCGCCGCGCCCCTCTTCTTCGAACTCGCGGAGAGCGCCTCCGACGCGGAGGTGAAGGGCAAGGCGGAGTACTTCCTCGGACAGGCCCTGGCCCAGAAGGGCCTGCCCGTGGCCGCCTTTATCGCCTATGCGGCCATCGTCAACGCCGGGCCCTCGCACCCCTCGTATCTCAAGGCGGTGGAGGGGCTGGTGGACATGCAGCAGCAACTGGATGAGCACAACCTCATCCCCAGCATCCTCAACCAGGCCTACACCGACGAGGTGCGCGACCGCTGGGTGACGCTGCCCAAGGAAGTGCTCGCGCGCATCAACTACCTGGTGGGCACGGTGAGCCAGCGCAAGAGCCGCTTCGAGGAAGCGCGCTCGCTGCTGGAGGCGGTCCCCCAGGACAGCCGCGTGTACGCGAAGTCGCGCTACCTGCTCGGCGTGGTGCTGGCGGACCCGCGCTTCCCGGGCCGTCCCGGCGAGTCCACCGGGTTGGACAAGGACGCGCTGGCCGCCTTCAACGCGGTGCTGGCCGCGAAGGAGGGGCAGCTGGACCTGCGCGCCACGCAGCACCTGGCGCTCCTCGCCCTGGGCCGGCTCCACTACCGCCGCGGCGAGTACGCCAACGCTAGCGCCGCCTATGAGCGAGTGCCGCGCTACTCGCGCTACTGGGACCAGGCCCTCTTCGAGAACGGCTTCGCGCGCTTCCAGAACGAGGACTTCGGTGGCGCGCTCGGCAGCCTCCAGGCGCTGCACGCGCCGCAGTTCGCCGGGGCCTTCCAGCCCGAGTCGTGGATCCTGAAATCGACTGTCTATTACTACTCGTGTCTCTACGACGAGGTGAAGACGACGCTGGCGGCCTTCGACGAACTCTACGGCCCCATGGAGAAGCAGCTGGAGCCCTTCACCGGGGAGGACGTGCCGCTGGTGCAGTCCTTCAACCTGGTGGCGGCGGAGAACCGCCGGCTGCCGCGCCCGGTGTACCTGTGGCTGCGCAACAACGAGCGCATCCGCGAGGTGATGCGGATGCTGGAGCGCGTGGACAACGAGAAGCGTGCGCTGACGAACGGACGCTGGCGCGGCACGCCGCTGGCGGCGCAGTCCACCGCGTCGCTCGAGGAGGTGCGCGGGACGCTGCTGCAGGTGGGCGGCACGCTGGCGCAGAGCCGCATCCGTGAGGCAGCGGACAATCTGCGGACCTTCTCCGACCAGGCGGAAATCATCCGCGTGCAGACGGCATTGGATGAGAAGGATTTACTGCAGGCCGGCGTGGACCAGAAGGCGCTGCTGACGCGGCAGTCGCTGTATCGCCCGAAGATGCCAGGCGCGGCCTGGAACTACTGGAAGTTCCAGGGCGAGTTCTGGATCGACGAGATTGGTTATTACCAATACACGCTGAAGCGCGGCTGTCCGACGAAGACCGCTGAACAGCAGCCGTAG